AGGGTAGTTGTGGATACCTTTCTCCGGATAGAGGCTTACTAGCTGTCCACCGACACGGCCGGAATCCAGAAGCAACGTCTCCATGCCCTTAGATCTAGCATAGATGCCTGCTGTCAATCCCGCAGGTCCTGCGCCGATAATCACAACGTCATAGCTCATTGTCCTGCTTAATAAAAATCACCGTATAAAATGGAGTAGGTCGGATGTCGGTCTCTTTTTATCCCTCCCAGAAGCACGCGGTTTATCTATCCCTAGAGCGATACCAAAACTACGGGGGATAAACATGGAAAGATCCGAGATTTACAGCGAGAAGTTGATGAACCTCATCCTAGACACCATCGATGAAGTGATCGTGATACACGATGCAGACCACAACATCCTTTGGATGAATCATGCTGGTGAGCAGGCTTTCGGTATCAGGGTCGACAAGGCTCTGACCATGAAATGCCATGAGCTCTTCAAGAATTCCATCCCCTGTGCCGACTGCGACGCTGGAACCATCGTCATCGGTGAACCGACCAACCCCGTCAGGAAGAAGGTCATTCCCACGACCGGGACCACCGTCGAATGCAAGACCGTTCCCTTCTACAAGGACGGCAAGATGGAGGTCGTTATCCAATGCCTCCGTCCAGTGAAAAACGAGGAGTGAATCTTATGGTAGCTATACCCGAACCCGTTGCAAGGATGATCAAACACCCGGACACGCATAAGGTCCTGACGACAGTGTCGCCCGATTCTAAGCCCCATGCGATCGTCTGTGCCAGCCTTGCACTCTCAGGAGACGATACCATATTGGTGGCCGAGGTTTTCATGCACAGGACGTGCGAGTACCTGAAGACCAATCCCAACGTAGAGGTCCTGGTTTGGCAGGGAAAGAACGGTTATTCTCTCAAGGCCGTCACCACTGGAAGGCTGGTGGAGGGACCTGAGTTCGACAGGATGTCGGCAGCCATGGACAGGTACAACCTGGCAACCGTGGCCGTATGGGAGTTCAAAGTCCTGGAGATCTGGGATGAGAGCGCCTCGAAGAAGGCCGGGGAAAAAGTGGCCTGAGATGGAACCTAGACAATACAAACTTCTGGCAGAGGTAATGATGCTAGTCGGCATCATCGCGGCCTTCTTCGGAGTCGTGCTGATGTACGGCCTCTCTATGAATACGGCCGGCGCTGTCTTACTGATCGTAGGTTGCGCACTCTGCCTGATCTCTCTTCCAGCTTTTATCATCCTGATGATGATCACGGCATCAAAGGAATTGAAATGAAAATGGGGCATAGCCCCGAATGGTTTCAGAACTTGGATCTGTCACGCTCGACAGGCTTGTGCTTGGAGAAGCAGTTCCTGCAATAGACTGGCCTTCCTTCCGTTGGTTTGAAAGGGACCTCGCATTCCTGTCCGCAATCTGAGCATGTGGCCTTGAAGAATTCCTTGGGCCTTTCCCTATCGTTTCTGTAACCGCCGTATGCCATGTGAATCACATCATTTACATCAGATTTGATGCCACATGTATCTGCGACCACGTATATCAATGTCTATCCGATTAGACTAATTTCTAAAAGAATCGTAAAAAATTGCGGGGATCTATCCCCGCTTATTGGCCAGAGATTCAGATATCTCTGGAATTAAGGGCTTTCTTGAGCACCTCGACCTCCTCGTCGGAGAGCGTGATGCCCTTTCCCATCTTGCTTCCATCAGGGGACCATTCCCTGATGTCATACTTGGGTTCCCTTCCATTCCAACTGATCAGATTCAATTCCTTTGTCCAGCCCTTGGATGATTCGGACAGGACAGCGATTTTCTCCGTAACTTCGTAACTAAAGTCTACCATGAGATCAACTGAGCCTGTATTCATTTATTATTATATAAAATAAAAAGAACGCGCGCAAAATAAGGAAACCCTCACCAACCGTGACGGAAAGCCATCCATAAGGACATGTAGACATTGGCCCAGCGCGGTCTGCGCAAAATGGCGTATGCTCCCCTTAGAACAGAATAGCCTTTGGAGAGTGGCTTCACAGCGTCAACGATCTGTGGGCCTGTCCATTGTGAGAATTCCTCATGGGCCGCCATGTAGTGATGGTCGAAGATGACATCCTTGTTGACCCACCTCTGATATTGCGTCAGATCCCCTCTTGAGATGCATTCGGCAGCCTTCTTCCCAGTCAAAAGGGCTATGCCGATGCCTCCGAAGCAAAGAGGATTGGCAAGCATGCCTGCGTCCCCGACAAGACAGCAATTGCCGTCTACGACCCTGCGGGAGCTCCCGGAGACGAAGAAACGGATCCCCCTCTCCGAATAGTCTCCGATATCATCGTTTCCTAAGGCATACCCCTTTGATCTGAGACCATCCTTTGAAGGGAAATCCCATCTGTATGTGCCCGGATACTTATCCGAGACCTCGAAGATCAGGTCTTCCGTATCAGAGTCTCCGGATACCAGGTTGTTGACGATAGGGAAGCACATCTCAGGTCTGACATCGAACAGCTCCTTCCTTACCGCCGAGAAGGCCCCGTCAGCGCCTATTAGGTATCTGCACAGATACTCGCCATCGGCACAAGTAACCACGAAGCCCCTGGGGTCCTTTCTGACGCTCTTTACCGAATCTTTGACGAAGGATGCGTCGCTCAATCCCTTCAATGTACTCAGAAGGCTGTTGCGATCGATTATCCTCCCCTTCACAGGGACATTGATGACCGTGTCTCCGCATATCAGCCTGATCCTGCTGACAGCACGGACGATGCAGTCCTTAGGGATCTCTGATGCGTCGATCATCCTATCGCTAACAGCCTCGCCACATGTGCGATGGTAATGCGAATAGGCATCACCCGACATTCTTTCAATGACTACAACGTCCTTCACGCCTGCCTTCGTCAGGCTATATGCGGCAGAAGCACCAGACAGACCGCACCCAACGATAAGGACATTGCACTCGATCATTAAGGTTCTAATATCGTTGGTTTATAAAATTGAATGCACATTATTGTACTATGAATACAAAGCAGGAGATTGTGGACGCGATCAACCGCGAGAACAAAGGTGCTGCTCCGCCCGCATTATTCACGCAGACAGGAACCACTGAGATGATGTCGGTATGCGGATCATCTTGGCCGGAGGCGAACTACTCCGAGGATGCCATGATCAAGCTCGCTCTTCAACCCTCTGAACTGTTTGGCTTTGCCACCGTGAGGATTCCGTTCGACATGACGGCGGAGGCTGAAAGGCTTGGATGCGAGGTCTTCGAAGGGGACAACAGCAGACAGCCTTCTGTTTCCAATTCCCCTTGTAAGACTGGGGAAATAGGCGATCCGCCGGATCTCATGCCTGTAGACGAGTTCCTTTCCGGCGGAAGACCTGCGATGTACATCCGTACGGCCGAAAGGATCGCCAAAGAACATCCTGATCTCTTCCTTACCTCGTGTACCATCGGGCCCGTAGAATTAGCTGGCCTTATGGTCGGATTCGAAGAATTCATCATGGGGTCTTTCATGAATCCCGACGGGGTCATGAACTGGGTGAAGAAGATGACCCCCTATCAATGCGCCTATGCCGAGGCGCTCTCGGAAGCCTCTGATAACGTCTTCATCATAACGGAGGGTGCAGAGGACGTCATGGATCCCGATACCTTTGGGACCTTCACACCTTACGAGGGGCAAGTCTTCACCAGTATCAAGAACTCTTTCTCCACAGCTCACGTGTGCGGAATAACCGAGAACATCCTAGAGAAGCTTGCAGGATTGGGATCCACCATCCTCTCCGTTGAATCTCACGGAGATCCCCAGTCTGTGTTCGATCGTGTCGGGGACAAGGTTGTCCTGGCAGGAGGCATAGGAGCAATCAGCACACTCTTGCAGGGAACACCAGATGATATCAGAGATGCTGCATGGAAGGCTGTTGATGCCGGATACCCTGTAATCATGTCTGAATGCGGCGTGCCTCCTCAGACCCCTAACGTCAATCTCGAAGCCCTGGCCAAATACAGGGGGTGATCCAATGGATTTCGATCAAGCGATCAAAGAGCGCCATTCTGTTAGACTCTATACGAATCAGAAGATTGAAGGGGATGTCCTCAAATCCTTGGAGGACGAGATAACTCGTGTAAATGAAGAGAGCGGGTTATCGATACGCCTGGTTCTGAACGAGCCCAAAGCTTTCAGCGGACTTCTCATGAAGACGGTGGTCAAGTTCAAGAATGCAGTGAACTACCTCGCAATCAGCGGACCCGATTCAGATAACCTGAACATCGATGCAGGATACTATGGGGAGCGTATTGTTCTCTTCGCCCAGACTTTGGGCCTCGGGACCTGTTGGGCGCTGATGGCCGGAAAAAAGGAATCCAGCAAAGATATTCCCTCTGGACATAGGACAGTCATCCTTATTTCCATAGGCTATCCTGAGGATCCTGGTCGCCCACATAAGAATAAACCTGTCTCTGAGATAGCTGACCTCGAAGATGCTCCTCAGTGGTTCGTGAAAGGTGTTGAGTACGCTATGCTTGCGCCCACCGGAATGAACAAACAGGGGTTCAAGTTCGAAAGGACCGACAATAGAGTCAAGATGATCCATGGATCCAGCACCCTAGCAGAGATAGATGCCGGAATCGTAAAGTTCCATTTCGAGTATGGAGCCGGCAAGGAAAACTTCAACTGGTCTCAATGACCAAATCGACGCCTCCCATGGCGTCGATCTATCCATTATTTTTTAGAAAGTAAAATGGCGAACAGGGAGGGATTCGAACCCTCGGCTTGCAGCTTAGGAGGCTGCCGCCATATCCAAGCTAGGCCACCTGTCCGTTGGATGCCACTATATGAGAGTCGCATAAAAGCATTTTGGTAGCTCACAGACGACTGAACATTGGAGAAAGACTCCCCACTTTGTAGGGAGTGGATGGGTGATGCACGCCCGGTCCTGAAGACCGGGTTAAGTGGTTTTGGATGCGTGTGCCTTTCGGCAAAAATCATATGCGCCTCCGCAATAAATAAACATTAAATTGTAATGATTGTAAATTACGTAATAAATGTTATTATATACCTGCAATGTATTCATACAGATAGGGATGCGCTTTGCAGTCTGGTCGTAAAGAAAGGATAATGGTGGCTTGTGTTACCTTTGAGACAACCAAGGTTACCGATCCGATCTTATTCTATGAGATCAACAGGGCCCACATCATACACTATGTGAGGGACCCGACCAGCCAGAGCAACAACGTGTATCAGGAATTCTACGACCGCGTCAACGAGATCATCAAAGAGAAGTCGCCGCGCCCCGTAGAGATCGTTGAACACGTTGAGAAGGTCTCGGATTTCTCCCTGATGCTGAAGACCGTTCTGGACATCATCCAGACCGAACACTCCACGGCCTTGGAATCCGGAGAGGAATGCGAGATCTATGTCAATATATCGTCCGGTGGGCCTGAATATGCGGCGGCTTCCGCTATCGCATCCATGATGGTCCCCGGCACGATTCCTTTCTCAGTAGGCACCAAGACCTACACTGTGAACGATGAGGGTGTTCGCCGCAACTATTTCATCGACGGCAAACCGGTTGGCCTCACGAAGGAAACGTACGATCCAAGACAGCTGCCGAGCTATTCGATACAGATCCCTGATGAGCGTCTCGTTCGCGGACTTAGGATACTAGATACCCGCAACAACGAAAGGCTCTCCGTCACCAGTGGAAAGATGATCGCTGCCTTGAAGGAAGCGGGTGTTTGGTACAGAGATACCGAAATAAAGGACCCCAACCGCAAATCAACTCAACGCCAAACCGAAGCGGTGTATTATCAGAGGGATTTCATCTGGAAGTGGCTTGAGAATGGATGGGTCGAAAAG
The nucleotide sequence above comes from Methanomassiliicoccales archaeon LGM-RCC1. Encoded proteins:
- a CDS encoding PAS domain-containing protein — its product is MERSEIYSEKLMNLILDTIDEVIVIHDADHNILWMNHAGEQAFGIRVDKALTMKCHELFKNSIPCADCDAGTIVIGEPTNPVRKKVIPTTGTTVECKTVPFYKDGKMEVVIQCLRPVKNEE
- a CDS encoding pyridoxamine 5'-phosphate oxidase family protein; translation: MVAIPEPVARMIKHPDTHKVLTTVSPDSKPHAIVCASLALSGDDTILVAEVFMHRTCEYLKTNPNVEVLVWQGKNGYSLKAVTTGRLVEGPEFDRMSAAMDRYNLATVAVWEFKVLEIWDESASKKAGEKVA
- a CDS encoding YdbC family protein, yielding MVDFSYEVTEKIAVLSESSKGWTKELNLISWNGREPKYDIREWSPDGSKMGKGITLSDEEVEVLKKALNSRDI
- a CDS encoding NAD(P)/FAD-dependent oxidoreductase — protein: MIECNVLIVGCGLSGASAAYSLTKAGVKDVVVIERMSGDAYSHYHRTCGEAVSDRMIDASEIPKDCIVRAVSRIRLICGDTVINVPVKGRIIDRNSLLSTLKGLSDASFVKDSVKSVRKDPRGFVVTCADGEYLCRYLIGADGAFSAVRKELFDVRPEMCFPIVNNLVSGDSDTEDLIFEVSDKYPGTYRWDFPSKDGLRSKGYALGNDDIGDYSERGIRFFVSGSSRRVVDGNCCLVGDAGMLANPLCFGGIGIALLTGKKAAECISRGDLTQYQRWVNKDVIFDHHYMAAHEEFSQWTGPQIVDAVKPLSKGYSVLRGAYAILRRPRWANVYMSLWMAFRHGW
- a CDS encoding DUF6293 family protein, whose protein sequence is MVACVTFETTKVTDPILFYEINRAHIIHYVRDPTSQSNNVYQEFYDRVNEIIKEKSPRPVEIVEHVEKVSDFSLMLKTVLDIIQTEHSTALESGEECEIYVNISSGGPEYAAASAIASMMVPGTIPFSVGTKTYTVNDEGVRRNYFIDGKPVGLTKETYDPRQLPSYSIQIPDERLVRGLRILDTRNNERLSVTSGKMIAALKEAGVWYRDTEIKDPNRKSTQRQTEAVYYQRDFIWKWLENGWVEKDDLNSKYVLTKEGRNIISTFYTE